The nucleotide window CTATTTTACCAATTCTTTTGATAACTATATTATTATCAATTATTTACCTGCTATACAATGTGATTATGTCAATATTTATTCAAGGCAGAATACAGCTTCGATATGTCAAAGTCCAGAAGGAATTTGCATTGCGTTTGGCCGAGAAAAAATAATATTATTCATTTCTATTCAAATTAAAATCAATGATTATTCCATTAGACAAAACAACTTGCCCTAACTGCGGCAACAAACTTACTTTCAATCCCGAAACACAAAGTTTAGGTTGTGAGTTGTGCAATCAAGTATCTGATATTCAGGAAGAATATATTGAAAATATAAAATACAATATCATTCCATTTCAACTCTCTAAAAAACAAATAGAGAATTTGTTTTATGACTGGCTTGTCAATAACAACAATACAATTCCTGTTGATATTCTCGAAAAAACAACGATTAATTTTATTCATGGTCAATATTTGCCCACATGGACATTTCAGGTATTTCATGAAGAAGAACTTAAAAAATATCATGAATTGACCTATGCTGGCGACACGCAAAGTATTGAACCGAATGCTTTACGTGTCTTAGATTATATCAAGGTCAAGCCTGCGCTCATTATACCTTACGAAGAAAAATACAGTATGGGTTTTGATATATCTGCTCTGGTGCAGAGCAAAGAAACCGCTTGGCAGAATTATATTAAGCGTCTAGGGGCTATGGGCGTATATCGACGTTTAGAAAGCGAAATGGATTTTTGTTATGTACCCATTTGGACAGTAAAATATACTTATGAAAATAAGGAGTATATTGTTTGTATAGACGGAATTACGGGAAGAAAAAAGAAAGGAATAGCCCCTGTCGAACAACTGGTAATTGACAGAAAAAAAAGCCTAAAAAAGGCAAATATTAGTCTTTGGGTTTTTACGTTAAGTTTTTTACTCTTCGCTTATATGCTTATATCAGAACGTATTAAAATAATAGATGGCTTCACTCTGACAATCTTTTTTGGAACGATGTTTGGGTCATTTTTTTATATGATATACAATGTATTTATGTTGTTATTTATCAAAACAAAATTTAGAATCGGAATGCGACGCGACAAAGTCTTGAAGGAATTTTCGTTGCGCTTGGCCGAGAAAAAATAATATCTTTCATTTCTATTCAAATTAAAATCAATGACTATTTCTTTATAAAAACCGACTTCCCGCAACTATCGCCGCCAAATATTATTCTCTTCTTGTTCATTAGGATAGTATCCGTACTTTTGCGCCTGTTTATCTTTTTTGATTTATGGAAAATACGGCTAATCAGCCCATTGGCATATTTGATAGCGGCATTGGCGGGCTTACGGTTGCCCACGCCATTACGCAAGTTCTTCCCCTCGAAAATATTATTTATTTCGGCGATACGGCGCATTTGCCCTACGGCGACAAATCCACCGCAGCGATACAGGCCTATTCGGTCAAAATCTGCGATATGTTGCTCAAACAGAAGGTAAAAGCCATCGTTATTGCTTGTAATTCGGCTTCGGCTGCCGCCTACGAGTTGGTGCGCGAATACGTGGGCAGCAAAGCAAAAGTCCTGAATGTGATAGACCCTACTATTCGGTACATGGGGCAGCATTATGCAGGCCAGCGCGTGGGACTTATTGGCACGAAACAGACGGTTTTTTCTAATATTTACCGAAAAAAAACCGATGAGTTAGACCGCGACATTACGCTTTGTTCGTTGGCTACGCCGCTGCTCGCGCCCATGATTGAAGAAGGTTTTTTCAATCATAACATTAGTCAAAACATTATCAACGAATATCTTTCTTCGCCTGTGTTGGCCGATATTCAAGCCCTGATTTTGGCTTGTACGCATTATCCGCTTATCAAACACGACATCGAGTCGTATTACAAAGAAAATGTACAAGTGCTTGATTCTTCGCTTATTGTGGCCGAATCTTTACAAAATTTATTAGCAGAAAATAATTTGTTGCGCACTGAAAATCCGCAACCAACCAAACGTTTTTATGTATCGGATTACACAGAATCGTTTGAACACTCAACCAAATATTTTTTCCAAGAAGAAGTGCAATTGGAGCATTATCCACTTTGGGAATAAATTCTTTTGTCAAAAAAAACAACGCATTACCAAAACTTTATAACCTTTCCAGACAATGACTTATGATATTGTAGTTATTGGCGGTGGCATCGTGGGACTGGCTACGGCTTTGCGCCTGAAAGAAAGTGAGCCGACCCTCAACATCGCCCTTATAGAGAAAGAAGACGAACCCGCACGCCATCAGACTGGCAATAATAGCGGCGTAATCCATTCGGGACTGTATTACAAACCTGGTAGCCTAAAGGCCAAAAATTGCATAGATGGCTATTGGCAACTGATTGACTTTTGCCAAAAACATGAAGTGCCTTTCGATTTGTGCGGCAAAATCGTGGTTGCAACCGACAAATCTGAGTTGCAAGCCCTCGAAAATATTTACCAACGCGGCATTGCCAACGGCCTTACCAAAACCCGCAAAATAGACGTAGCCGAAATGCGTGAATACGAACCACACGTAAACGGCGTGGCGGGTTTGCACGTGCCTTATACGGGCATCGTGAACTATAAAGTAGTGGCGCAGAAATACGCCAAACTGCTGGAAAACGCAGGCGTGAGTTTGTTTTTTAACCATAAAGTGCTGGATATTAAGAAACAAACCAATGTTTCGGACGTAGTAACCGACCGCAAAACGTTGGTGGCTCGCTTGGTTATCAACTGCGCGGGTTTGTATTCCGACAAAATCGCGGCTCTGGGGCAACCTTCTTTGGACGTGCGAATTATTCCGTTTCGTGGCGAATATTATGTCCTGAAAAAAGAGAAAGAATATTTAGTTAAAAACTTGATTTATCCTGTACCCGACCCGAACTTTCCGTTTTTGGGTGTGCATTTTACGCGCATGATGAAAGGCGGCGTAGAGGCAGGTCCAAACGCGGTGTTTGCTTTTAAGCGCGAAGGCTACAAACGTACAGATTTTGACTGGACGGAATTTTGGGAGTCGGTGCGTTGGCCAGGTTTCCAGAAAGTTGCTACCAAATATTGGCAAACGGGTTTGGGCGAATATTACCGTTCTTTCTCCAAAGCTGCTTTTACGAAAGCCTTGCAAAAACTCATTCCCGAAATACAAGAAAGTGATTTGGTGGAAGGTGGCGCGGGCGTAAGAGCGCAAGCCTGCGACCGCACGGGCGGCCTGATAGACGATTTCTTGATTTTGGAAGATAGCCACATCATCAACGTTTGCAACGCGCCTTCGCCTGCGGCTACTTCGTCGTTGGCCATTGGCACGACTGTTGCCCAAAAAGCCTTACTTCATTTTAAATAAAAATCTGCTTAGTGGCCTGTACTACAATGCGTTGAGTACAGGCTTTTTCTCCTATAACCATGCCCAAATTAAGTGTAATTATTAACCCAATTGCAGGGACAAAAGACAAATCTCAAATCCCTGACCTTGTGCGCAAAACCTTAGCCCAACATTGGGACGTAGAAATTTTGAACACGCAACACAGAGGCCACGCCACCGAGTTGGCACGCGAGGCCGCACAACGTGGCGTTGAGGCCGTTTTGGCGGTTGGTGGCGACGGAACAGTAAATGAAACCGCGACGGGTTTGGTCGGGACGGATACCGCATTGGCCATTTTGCCGATGGGTTCGGGCAATGGCTTGGCCAGACATTTACAAATCCCGATGGCACAACTCGCGGCCATTGAGCACTTGAAAACGGCGGCAGTCCGCACCATTGACTCTTGCCAAATGAACGGCCAAGCGTTTTTTTGTACGGCGGGAATGGGTTTTGATGCGCATATTGCGTATTTGTTTGCCCAGCAGCACACACGCGGCCTGAGTACTTACGTGCGCACGACACTCAACGAGTTTTTTTCGTACAAACCGCAACGCTATACACTGCATTTCGATAACCAAACGCAGGTGCGCGAGGCTTTTCTTATCACGTTTGCCAATGCCAACCAGTTCGGTAACAATGCTTTTATTGCACCGTTGGCCGACATTCAGGACGGTAAAATGGACGTGTGCGTGATGAGTCAATTTCCTTTGTATCAGGCGGCGGGGATTGGTTTGCGCATGTTTGCCAAAAATATTCACCGTTCCAATTTTATGGAAACGTGGAAAAGTGGCGGCGTGGTGGTGGAACGCGAGCAGGAGGGAAGCGTACATCTGGACGGCGAACCCGTGCAAATGGGCAAAACCTTAGAGCTGAGCATGAAGCCCCAATCCCTGAAAGTGTTGGTTTCGCCCAAAGCAGATTTCGTGTAAAAAATTTATAGATACAAATGGTTTTCTTTCATGAAGGAAACCATTTGGTCTAAAGCGGCCAAGCCAACTTGTACAGCCGCCACTTGATTTTCAAAAGGTTCTTTTCTGTTGAGCTTGGGGACAACTTGCCGAATGGCAAAAGCACCTTTATCAAACTCTTTGATAAAATAGTGGTCGGGTAAAGAAATATTCGGTTTTCTTCCAAATTCTTTGGGAATAGTAACTTCTACAAAACCGTGTCTTAGTTTGTGCCGAAACTTTAATTTTTCGTTTTCTCTAATACTAAAAACAATAAAATCACTTCCCTCTGGCACGCTTTCGGGTTTTTTCATGGCGTACAGCGGATAATTTGCCTCTTTGTATTCCCAATAAGCCATCCAAAACCGCTGTACCACTTCGCAATTCTCGGCCTGATAGCCTCTTCTTGATTTTTCGATAGCGATTTGTACCAGATTGGCGCGAAATGCAGCTCTGGGCGTGGCTTCACTGGCGATGAGTTGCATCAGGTTTTCGTAACTGAAACAAATCTCAAAATCGCTTTGATTGCTGATGTATTTTTGGGGAGCAATCAGAATGCAAAAAAATGCGTCGCATTCGTTGCTTTGCAGGTATTTTAATCCTCTTTTTTCGTATCGCGCGAACTGTTCGGGCTGGAAATTGGCATCTATTTTATTTTCGATCAGCAGGCAAATAACTTGGTTTTCGGAGCTAATGTATTTGACCAAAATATCAGTTTCGCCTAAAGTTGAATCCGTAACACTGCGCCACGCGCCCTCATATTCCTGCATTTCGGGCAAATGAAGTTGGTTGGTAAAATGCGTTCTGAAATTTTCGTTGCATTCGAGCTCTTCGAGGATAAGAATATCCATGTCGCGTTCTTGTACGGCTTCGAGTTTTTGTAGGTTTTCCATCTTTGGAGAATAAATTTTGTAATAAAAAATGATCCCTGTGCCAGTTTTCGCCGACACAGGGATTTGGGTAATACGTTGATATAAAAATAATTATGCCAAAAATTTTGACAAATCTTTCATCATGATTCGGTCTTCGTAGAAAGCTTTGGCCACCACCACAGCCCATACGCCCAACTCGTTGAGTTTTTCGATGTCGGCTACTGAACGTACGCCGCCGCTGGCCACTACGCGCATATTCGGGAACATTTTTACTACTTTTTCGTAAAGTTCAAAGTTTGGCCCTTCCAACACACCGTCGCGGGTTACGTCCGTGCATTTGAGGAATTGCACGCCTCTGTCGTAGTAGTATTGGATGTGGTCAAAAGTATTGATGTTGGTTGTCTGATGCCAATTATTGATTTTGATAAGGCCTTCGCTGGTCGTGTCGGCACCCAATACCAGTTTGTCGCGGCCAAACGAAATGAGCCAAGACATGAATACGTCTGGGTGTTTGGCGGCCATTGTGGCGATAGTTACGGTTTTCGCGCCGTTTTCCAAAGCCAATTGTATGCCGCCGTCGGTACGGATACCGCCGCTAAAGTTGATGTTCAGGTTGGTATGGCCTGCGATTACTTGTAGGGTTTGGTAATTTACAACCGATTGTTGCTCTGCTCCGTCTAAGTCCACAAAATGCAATCGCTTCATGCCGTGGTCTTCAAAATATTTGGCTAAATCTAAAGGCGATTTTTCGTAAAGAGCCGCATTGAGGGTGGCAGAGGAAGAAAGTTTCGCCACTTTTCCGTCTACTATCGAAATGGTAGGAACTACTTGTATCATTGCTAAATATAAATTTTGTTGGATTGATGTTTGGATTCGCCTTACTACCGTAGTAGTTGTAGGTTTGTAAAAGTAATGATTTAGCTCAAAAAAATAAGTGCAATAGGATTTATTTTTATAAAATTTTCAAAAATGCCTCCTAAAAAAGATTGCTAATTGCCAATTCGGATATTTTTGCCATGCACCTAAAACAATCTACAATCTGTTACTTTTCGGATATAGACGTTCTGTGTGGTCATGTTGTTTTTATTTTTTCTGAAAAATAATGGAGCAAAACATAAAATTTTGGTTGCAGCAAAAAGAAATAGATAATGGTTTAGAGCAGTGTTTTTGCGGTAATATTTTTTGTTGCTTCATTTTTTTGAAAAATTTTCAAAATTTAACAATTTGATAATCAGTATTTTTTGTGATTATAGAGAAAAAAGTCGAAAAATTTTCTAGCAAAAGTTTGCAGATTAGAAAAACCTGCCTACCTTTGCATCGCAATTCAGCAATAACAAAGCAGAAAAGCACAAGCGAAAGTAGCTCAGTTGGTAGAGCGCGACCTTGCCAAGGTCGAGGTCGCGGGTTCGAACCCCGTCTTTCGCTCTTTTTTCGTTTAAAATCGCTTAGACGAAGGCCGCCGGGATGGTGAAATTGGTAGACACGCAGGACTTAAAATCCTGTAACCCCTAAAGGTTGTGTGGGTTCAAGTCCCACTCCTGGTACAAAAATACATTTTAAGCCAAACATCTGATGTTTGGCTTTTTCTTTTTACATACTTTTAGCTTTACTCATTACTTCTTTTGATAATTTTAGGGTACTTTTGCAACTTGTAGTATTAGCATAATTCACAGGTGTATGTTTCCTAATTATCGGTTTGTATGGTTTTTCGGGCTGGCGGCTCTGCTGCTTACTGCGCCAGTGGCTTTGGCGCAAAAAAGCAAAGCCGAACTCGAAGAAGAACGAAAGGAGAATCAACAAAAAATAGAAGAGGCTGGGCGAATTTTGGAAGAAACTACTTCCGAGAAAAAAGTAACCATTGGCCAACTCAATGCCCTGAACCAACAGGTCTCGGCAAGACGCAGACTCATCAACTCCATCAATAGCGAAATAAACCTGCTCACGCAGGATATGTCCGAAATAGATATTATCAAACTTTCTTTGGAACGAGATATGGCCAAGCTGCGCAGCGAATACGCTACTATGCTGTATGCGGCCTCCAAAGCTACCGTTCATGATCGCCTCATGTTTATTTTGTCTGCCCCGACCTTCAATAGCATGGTGATGCGCGTGCAATACATGAAGCAATATTCGGAAATGCGCCGCGAACAAGTGGAAGTAATCCGTAGAGTAAGCCGTACGCTTGAATCGCAGCAAGTAAAATTAGTGAGCAAGAAAAAGCAAAAAGTTACGCTTTTGGTAGCCCAACTTTCCGAAAACGAAAAATTGCAAGCACTCAAAGGCCAACAAAAAGAACTCGTACAGCAGCTTTCGGCACGCGAACGCGAACTTCGCGCCGACTTGCAAGCCCGCCAAGATGCCGACCAACGCATGGAACGCATGATTGCCGACCTTGTGCGCCGCGAAATGCGTCGTGCAGCGCGTGAAGCACGCGAGGCCAACCGCGAAGTAGCCGAAGAAAACAAAATTACCCTTACGCCCGAAGCGGCGCAATTGTCCAACTCTTTTGCAGGAAATAAATCGCGCCTGATTTGGCCTGTGGCCTCTGGCTTTATTTCGGGTAAATTTGGCCGCCAACCGCATCCCGTTTTGCCGCGTGTATATGTGGACAACTTGGGGGTGAATATCCAAACCAATCAAGGAGAAGACGTAAGAGCAGTGTTTAAAGGCACAGTTGGTTTTATTGCCAATATGCCTGGTGCTGGTACGCTCGTTACCATTATTCACGGCGATTATTTCACCGTGTACGGCAACCTGAAAGACGTATCGGTAAAAGCAGGCCAAAAAGTAAAAGCCAAAGACCGCATTGGAGAAGTAATGACCGACAAAGACGGTGCAGCTGAACTTCAATTCCAAATTTGGAAAGTAAAAGACCGCCTAAATCCAGAAGCATGGCTTTCGCCAAAATAAATTAAACTTTTGTTGTAAAAAATTCCCTTCTTTAGATTTCTGATGAAACAGATTGACGTTTGTTTGAGCCCTGAGTTGTTGCATTTGTTTGATATGCGCGGCAAAGTGGTCGTTGTAATTGATATTTTGCGTGCTACCTCGTGCATGACGGTCGCGATGGCGCATGGCGTGGCTGGCATTATTCCAGTGGCCAGTTTGGAAGAATGTATGGAACTAAAAGCGGCAGGTTACATTACGGCAGCCGAACGCGATGGCAAAAAAGCCGAAGGTTTTGACATTGGCAACTCGCCTTTTAGCTACATGGAATCGTATTTGGTGGGTCAGACGATCGGCATGACGACCACCAACGGCACAACGGCCATTGCGCGTTCGCGCGAAGCCGAACAAATTATAGTTGGTTCGTTTTTGAACCTAACGACTGTAGCCGAATATTTGCACACGCTGCCAAACGATGTGGTGTTGCTTTGTTCGGGCTGGAAGGGCATGGCCAACGCCGAAGACACGCTTTATGCGGGGGCTTTGGTGGCTTTGTTGGAAAATGAATATAGCTTCGCGACAGACGCACCAATTTTGGCTAAAGTACTGTACGATAGTGCAAAAGAAGATATGCTTACGTTTTTGTCGGCTTCTTCGCACGTGAGCCGCCTGCATAATTTGAACATTACAGAAGACATTAAGTTTTGCCTTACACCCGACCAATACAGCGTTATTCCTGTGTTGAAAGATGGTGTGTTGGTGCCACTTACGCCTATAGAAACTTCTGCAAACTAAATTGAATAAAACTTAAAAACCCCGATGAGCAACAACAAGCCGAAACTTAAAGACATTTTGTTTTTGGACATAGAAACCACTTCTGTTACAGCCAATTATGCACAA belongs to Flexibacter flexilis DSM 6793 and includes:
- a CDS encoding PD-(D/E)XK nuclease family protein, translated to MENLQKLEAVQERDMDILILEELECNENFRTHFTNQLHLPEMQEYEGAWRSVTDSTLGETDILVKYISSENQVICLLIENKIDANFQPEQFARYEKRGLKYLQSNECDAFFCILIAPQKYISNQSDFEICFSYENLMQLIASEATPRAAFRANLVQIAIEKSRRGYQAENCEVVQRFWMAYWEYKEANYPLYAMKKPESVPEGSDFIVFSIRENEKLKFRHKLRHGFVEVTIPKEFGRKPNISLPDHYFIKEFDKGAFAIRQVVPKLNRKEPFENQVAAVQVGLAALDQMVSFMKENHLYL
- a CDS encoding diacylglycerol/lipid kinase family protein codes for the protein MPKLSVIINPIAGTKDKSQIPDLVRKTLAQHWDVEILNTQHRGHATELAREAAQRGVEAVLAVGGDGTVNETATGLVGTDTALAILPMGSGNGLARHLQIPMAQLAAIEHLKTAAVRTIDSCQMNGQAFFCTAGMGFDAHIAYLFAQQHTRGLSTYVRTTLNEFFSYKPQRYTLHFDNQTQVREAFLITFANANQFGNNAFIAPLADIQDGKMDVCVMSQFPLYQAAGIGLRMFAKNIHRSNFMETWKSGGVVVEREQEGSVHLDGEPVQMGKTLELSMKPQSLKVLVSPKADFV
- the lhgO gene encoding L-2-hydroxyglutarate oxidase encodes the protein MTYDIVVIGGGIVGLATALRLKESEPTLNIALIEKEDEPARHQTGNNSGVIHSGLYYKPGSLKAKNCIDGYWQLIDFCQKHEVPFDLCGKIVVATDKSELQALENIYQRGIANGLTKTRKIDVAEMREYEPHVNGVAGLHVPYTGIVNYKVVAQKYAKLLENAGVSLFFNHKVLDIKKQTNVSDVVTDRKTLVARLVINCAGLYSDKIAALGQPSLDVRIIPFRGEYYVLKKEKEYLVKNLIYPVPDPNFPFLGVHFTRMMKGGVEAGPNAVFAFKREGYKRTDFDWTEFWESVRWPGFQKVATKYWQTGLGEYYRSFSKAAFTKALQKLIPEIQESDLVEGGAGVRAQACDRTGGLIDDFLILEDSHIINVCNAPSPAATSSLAIGTTVAQKALLHFK
- the murI gene encoding glutamate racemase, encoding MENTANQPIGIFDSGIGGLTVAHAITQVLPLENIIYFGDTAHLPYGDKSTAAIQAYSVKICDMLLKQKVKAIVIACNSASAAAYELVREYVGSKAKVLNVIDPTIRYMGQHYAGQRVGLIGTKQTVFSNIYRKKTDELDRDITLCSLATPLLAPMIEEGFFNHNISQNIINEYLSSPVLADIQALILACTHYPLIKHDIESYYKENVQVLDSSLIVAESLQNLLAENNLLRTENPQPTKRFYVSDYTESFEHSTKYFFQEEVQLEHYPLWE
- a CDS encoding 1-(5-phosphoribosyl)-5-[(5-phosphoribosylamino)methylideneamino]imidazole-4-carboxamide isomerase, producing the protein MIQVVPTISIVDGKVAKLSSSATLNAALYEKSPLDLAKYFEDHGMKRLHFVDLDGAEQQSVVNYQTLQVIAGHTNLNINFSGGIRTDGGIQLALENGAKTVTIATMAAKHPDVFMSWLISFGRDKLVLGADTTSEGLIKINNWHQTTNINTFDHIQYYYDRGVQFLKCTDVTRDGVLEGPNFELYEKVVKMFPNMRVVASGGVRSVADIEKLNELGVWAVVVAKAFYEDRIMMKDLSKFLA
- a CDS encoding murein hydrolase activator EnvC family protein codes for the protein MFPNYRFVWFFGLAALLLTAPVALAQKSKAELEEERKENQQKIEEAGRILEETTSEKKVTIGQLNALNQQVSARRRLINSINSEINLLTQDMSEIDIIKLSLERDMAKLRSEYATMLYAASKATVHDRLMFILSAPTFNSMVMRVQYMKQYSEMRREQVEVIRRVSRTLESQQVKLVSKKKQKVTLLVAQLSENEKLQALKGQQKELVQQLSARERELRADLQARQDADQRMERMIADLVRREMRRAAREAREANREVAEENKITLTPEAAQLSNSFAGNKSRLIWPVASGFISGKFGRQPHPVLPRVYVDNLGVNIQTNQGEDVRAVFKGTVGFIANMPGAGTLVTIIHGDYFTVYGNLKDVSVKAGQKVKAKDRIGEVMTDKDGAAELQFQIWKVKDRLNPEAWLSPK
- a CDS encoding 2-phosphosulfolactate phosphatase, with the translated sequence MKQIDVCLSPELLHLFDMRGKVVVVIDILRATSCMTVAMAHGVAGIIPVASLEECMELKAAGYITAAERDGKKAEGFDIGNSPFSYMESYLVGQTIGMTTTNGTTAIARSREAEQIIVGSFLNLTTVAEYLHTLPNDVVLLCSGWKGMANAEDTLYAGALVALLENEYSFATDAPILAKVLYDSAKEDMLTFLSASSHVSRLHNLNITEDIKFCLTPDQYSVIPVLKDGVLVPLTPIETSAN